The genome window TTCCCGCTCCCCCGGCGCGTTCCTGCAGCCCCAGCGCGTTCCCGCTCCCCCGGCGCGTTCCCGCTGCCCCGGAGCGGCCCCGAGCGGCGGTGCCGCTGTCGGCCCGCGGGCGCCGCCTGGCGGCGCAGTACGAAACCGCTCCCGGTCCGGCGGGCTGCTCTGGGGCCGCGCAGCTCCGCCGTGGGACGGCCCCTCGGGCTGGGGCGATCAGCGCCTGCGGTGCTGCCGGCGGCCCCCGCACGGGCGCTCAGCGGGGGCTGGCACGGGGTCCTGGCACCCCGCGCCAGCCGAGCCGAGGATGCCCAGTGCCTCTGAGCCGGAGGCTGCTGGCTGGAAACTGCCCCTggagctgaaaattaaaaattaaaccttttCAAGGCAACAGCGGGGGCTTTCAGGAATTCCCACCCCTCCCCTGGGAGCCAGGCCCTGCCAAGGGACACCCTGGCACGGCGCGCGGGGACCTTTGCTTCAGCGCCTGTTGATCCTGGCAAAGGCTCCTTCCAGCAGCGGCCGCACATCTCTGTCCCCGGCCGGAGCGCAGCCAAGGGGACAGCACCGCGTGCAGCCCTGTGTCCCGTCTGTGTCACAGCCCGAGCACCGGGTCGAAGCCACCTGCACTGCATCTCCTGtgctgggccaggctgggggggctgggggggctggctcTCTGCCAGGCTTACTGGTCCCAGCAGGACCAGTACAGCAGTATCTCATGGCAGCTGCCTGAGACATCCCCCCGAAGCCCCCTGAGTGAACAGGGGACCGCAGCAGGAGGGTGGTGTCAcagcagggggagaggggacaTCGTCATGTGAAGGATGATCCCTTCCCTCTCTTTGCCCACCAGGGAAGGAGGAGCGGGTACCTGGTGGGAAGCTGCTCCCTGCCGCGCTCTGGTTTTCTGCTCTCCCTGAAGCACCTGGTGTGGTGCTCTGCCCCACGCTTGTACCGCGGCTACTGTCGTGGATGAGGGAGAAGACCTGCAAGATAAAGCAGGGCTGTGACGAAGCCACAGGGCCATAAATATGCAGCCCAGGCCACCACTGTGGGGGCTGAACAGCTACTTGCGTGTGCTGGGGGGCCCTACCTGCCATGGGCCCCCACCTtgtgccagccccacagcaggtGGGCAGAGCGGGGGTCTTTCCTGGCTGCGGGGATTACCCTTCCCTGATGGCACCCTCCTCACCCTGCAGTGTTCCCCGGCTGGGGGTGCCACTGTGGGATTCTTGAACCTCAGTCGCCCTTGCCCCATGCTgtgcatggggagggggctgcaggctgcaccCAGGTGTCCCATTTACCATGGGAGTGGGACAAGCCACGTGTGTGGAGGGGAGAGCCCGTGTCCCTGTGTTGTGGGACCCTGGAACCTGCTCATCTGGGGAACCTCTGACCTGAAGGCACTGGAGAAGGCACGTTTTCAGGTGGTTGGCAAACCCGCAGGACAATGTGTTCTGCCCTAATCTCAGCTtttggggacagggaggggcCTCAGAGCCCAGGACCCCTCTTTGAGGAGCTGCTGCTAACCCAGGCACCCCAAATCGGCAGGACCTTCATGTCTATCGGGATGCAGCTGCACTGTGGGGCTTGGGCTGGCTGTAAAAGGCAACATGGTGACAACTCCTAGGTCCAGGGTGGTCTGGGGTGGGAGATGCCCCCCACGCCTGTGCCTGAGAGCAGGGGGCAGTGTCcccacagggctggcaggcagagcctgcTGTGTGTTCTGTGGTGTCCAGAGATGCGTGTGCAGCCCAGCAAAGGGCAGAGCCGGGGTCTGGGGAGCAGGTGGTGGAGCGAGGGGCAAGGCACCCATGccctgcaggggctgtgcagcagccacaggcagccagcCCCACTCTGCTCTGAGCCTGGTGAGGAACAGGGTAGAGCCTGGCAGGAGTGCGCGGGGCCGAGAAGAGCAACTGGGggcatcccagccctgctcaaGGGCTTGTGGCACCTACAGATGCCTCAGCTCAGGGTCCCTGGCATCTGCAGGGCCACAAGGCCCAGCCAACATCTCTGCCCCTTCACTTGGCCCCATTCTGCCCATGCCCGCTGCAGCATAGAGAGCTCAGCACTGGCCCCAGGAAAGCTGTTTGTTCAATAAATACAGACAGCGAAAAGAGGAGttggaaaaagaagggaaaaaaaacagaaaaagccaaacaCCAAACCCTCTTTGGGTTTGCGCAAGTGACCTTGAGTCCCAGACAGTATTGATCCCCGAGTCTTCCACCTtgcctgtgcagcagctgggtcAGCGGGAACCCTCCAGCTCTGACTCCTAGAGGCACTGGTGCCTGGAATCCCGCATTTCAGCAGGGTGGGTGCTGCAACCTGATGGGGAGATGCAAGTCCCCATTCCAGCAAGGCTCGGAGGGAGCACCTGCCTCAGAACACATGCCATGTAGGCAAGCACTGTCTCCTGCTACTGGTTGTTCCATCCCCTGCTCAAGGTGTTGCAGGTCCTCAGGGGCACTGTGCATCCcggctctgctccagccagagctgctcATGGTTCTGACCACCCCAGCCTGACCCTGGAGTGGGACAGCAGATGCAAAGCCATCCTTCAGGTCAGACAGGGAGAGGGCCTGACACCACcaccctccctcctcccctcttcccacccGGTTCAGCTCTGTCTTCAGCCTCTGGGGTAGGGTCATCAGTGCTTCCAGGGTGGACCACAGGACTACAGCCACCCAGTTccaccccagccagctgcatggACCTTGGGGGACTGCCCCAGGAGTTCCCCTCCTGAAtgtccctctcccacccccagcaccctctCCCCGCTTTCTCAGCCCTCACACATGGGATAACACGTGGGAAGCAGTGGAGAAACCCTAACATGGGGTTACGTAATGGGGCTGATGTGTCAGAGCTGCCCTTTGCCCCCAGCTCTCACGGCACTGACATATCCCGCTTTGCCACCAGGCAGGCTGGcgaggggcagaggagggggcagctgccctgggccaTGGGCCAGAGATTGGCTGAGAGGTTGTTCCGCAGtgagggagctgggatgggGTTGTAGGCAAGGGTGGGTGTCCTGGGCACCGTGGCTTTGGTGGTCTTGCCTGGCAGTCTCCATCTGCTATAAAAGGCAGAAGAATTGCTCAGTTTTGTCCTGGCTTGGGACAAGAATAGCCAAATACAGATGATCTTGGTGGAATGGAAAATTTGGCTCAACTAAGGAATGGTGCCCTCTCCAGTAGGAATCAGAAGCCCCCTGTGTCCGGGGGCTCCCATACCATGCCCTAGATCTGGTTGAGACAAGGCAAGGGTTCTGCATCGCCCTGGGAAAGGCAGCCAAGGTGCAGAGAGCACAAGAGCTGTGGGAGCCAGCAGTATTGCAGCCTTCGGGCACAATGTGTCCCGGCAGTGGATGCCCAGCCCTGTGGCCTGGGTTTTGTAAATAAGTCATTGGTTAGAAGATGACTGTGCTAAGGCACATCCACCACCCTGCACCTTGGGGAGAGGTGGAAGATGTGCTGGCTAATGACAGGGCATACATATGTGTACACATACATGTGCACATGCTGTGGCTGGGAGTCTTTTATTGAATACCAGATAGCTGGGAAGCTTGAAGAAGGAGACACTTTCCTCCCACTGGGATCGATTTCCCCTTCCTTACTCCACTCAATCTCACGTCCAGCTGAGGAGTGGGGCCCCGTGGACAGACCCCTCCCCTCTGGCCTAGCCATCCCCCAGCATCTTTTCAGCTTCTacctcccccagcagcctgaggtggctgctgctgggacccGTTACCTGAAGAGCACATGTTCATGTTGCAGCACTGAGGGCTGCACCATGGCCTTGGACTGGGACCAGCAGCAGGGCgagccagggctgccctcaGCCACTGGGCAGTCGTGCTCTGCAGAGTCCTGCATGTAGAAGGGTCTGGTGTCCATCAGGAGCCGGTCTCAGAGGCTATGGCTCATGGGCAGGGAGGAACCCATGGGCAGAtctgaagggggaaaagagcCTTGTGGGAGGTGAGGGAGGAGAGGATTTACAGGTTCAGCATCACCCTTGACACTTCAGCCTCAGgaggagaaaacacagcagctcGCCAGGTCTCACACTGccagagaggggctgggaggagggcagCCCTGCGCAGCACAGgtcctgccctcctgcctcctcaggCCGCCAGTCAGGTACAGCCACAGGCATCGACAATCATGTCGGGGATGTCGGTCTTGACGATGTTGCTGTCCCGGTCATAGTATAGCAGAGAGAGGGGGCGACGCTGTGTGGGCACGCAGCACGAGTCCACGGCTGCGTCTGCATTGTTGGCTTTGATGAGGTTGACGACAGCAGTGTGGAAGGAGGCGGCGAGGCCAGGGATGCCAGCCATGTGCAGGGGGCAGAGCCCCGCACAATAGTTCATGTGATATCCCTCCGGCTGGATGATCCAGTCCTCCCAGCCGATCTCCTTGAAGTCCACGAAGAATTCCTGGCGGCAGCACATCTGAGAGTCTCCACTGCAATCAATGCCACGCCGCTGGACCCGGTGGGGCGTCCTGGCCCGGGCCTGGGCTGCCACAAATGGCCAGTGAGAATCACTGTGGCCAGCCAGGAGGGGAGACCCCCAGTCCTCTGCCACCTCCAGCTCCACAGTGAGCCTCTGGCTGCCTCGAACGAAGAGGCTCTGGACAGCTCGGCTCACGTCTAGCGTGGCCCAGCCAGCCCTCTGCACCTCCATCTGTGTCTCACTGGCCATGGTCATGTTCAGCCCCGTCAGGTCTGGCTGCAAGAGTCTGACGGTGACAGGATGCGTCCCGGGGCCAGGGACTGCCCAGAAGAGGTAGAGGGTAGCGTGCAGAATCTCggtgctcccagccagctcctgggcGAAGTGGAAATGCAGGCGAGCGCTGCGGGAGGTGGAGGACCCTGTGCACAGAGCCAAAAGCAGAGTCAGAAGGTGAAGAGAGGAGGGGCGCTCCCCCCAGCTGAGGGCCACTGAGTTGGAGCAAATGGGAGGTATATCCAAACCAGGGAGCAGGGTGCAGTACACACAGGGGTGCAGGGGTCCCCACTTCCCTGCACTGCTGTTGCTCCTCCTTCTTATGctgctctgaagcagcagcatctgggcCCGGTGCTGAATGCAGCAACCTGGCTTGGTTCCACCTCCTCTGGCCTGATAGCCCCCTTGTCAGTGAAGGTGCTGGAGGATTTTGGAGTAGGTTAGTTGGCTCCGTCAACCAGCTTTGGGTTTAAGGCAGTCACGCTGATTTGCACCTCCAGGGTTACCTCTGCTCTCCATGGCTGGAACCACTGCCTGAAATTGCTCCAGCACATCCCACCCTTGttgctgctgaggctgcagagctgcctcttcTCCTCATGAAGGAAGGAGACAGGGACCTCAGCCGACAGGGACCATGagagcagtgctgggctccctggcacagctctgcccatgAGGACACAACCCTCCTCCTCTGTGGTCTGGCACAGCGCAGTGGGGCTCAGACTAGGCTCAGCCCCGTGGCTCATACCGGCTCTTCTGCTTCTAGCAGATGCTCCACCAAGCCAGGAGACAACTCCCCATTGTCCTCATGTACGGGGACGCAATGTGCAGCAGAGGAGCATTGTTCCCAGAGGTCTTGGAAGACATGGCAAGCCCTTGCTATGCCACAGCAGCCATGCAAAGGGGAGTGTGTGCCCCCTCCACCTCAACAAGCAGCAGCTTGGGCTGGGCAAAGCACGGGTGCGGAAGGATGCTCTGCAGGACGGAGCAGTGATTCTGCTTCCTTCCAAAGAAGGCTGCATTTGCCTGGGGGAAGTGGGGGGATACAGGACCCTGCTTTTCCAGTGTTACTTGTCAGGAAGCCTGAGCAGTTTGGGGGAGCTCTCTTCTCCCTGGAACGCAGCTGGTTCTGGAGTGAAATGTGGCTGCTCAATGTTTTGGGTAGGAAGTGGAGATGTAGCTGAGTGCAGGGAGCAGATGGGCTTTGAGGGACCTCAGTGCGCACACTGCGAGCTGATAGGGAATCTAGgcttaaaactgtgttttggaaaacacGGTCATCTGACCCCTCTACCTCTAGCACAAGTGGGGAGGGTTCAA of Falco rusticolus isolate bFalRus1 chromosome 19, bFalRus1.pri, whole genome shotgun sequence contains these proteins:
- the LOC119140056 gene encoding inhibin beta C chain-like, which gives rise to MTAAVAFLLLSLLRMAAPEGVWCPACGLAALTPTTQRDVLIALAKQSILSKLRLPDRPNITQPTSKGVLLTALRRMHAQRVDMAFSPGMPRGGSDPHLRLGLGLQEYEILSFAESGSSTSRSARLHFHFAQELAGSTEILHATLYLFWAVPGPGTHPVTVRLLQPDLTGLNMTMASETQMEVQRAGWATLDVSRAVQSLFVRGSQRLTVELEVAEDWGSPLLAGHSDSHWPFVAAQARARTPHRVQRRGIDCSGDSQMCCRQEFFVDFKEIGWEDWIIQPEGYHMNYCAGLCPLHMAGIPGLAASFHTAVVNLIKANNADAAVDSCCVPTQRRPLSLLYYDRDSNIVKTDIPDMIVDACGCT